A segment of the Egibacteraceae bacterium genome:
CTCCACCCGACGGCGTTCGCGATGCAGCTTGGTGAGCCACTCGCGGCTACGCGCCGAGCGGGGCACCCGCTCCAGGACCTTGTCGGCGGCCTCGACCAGCTGCTCGCCGGTGCGCAGCATCCGCTCCACCCGCACCCGGCCCGGGAACTGCCAGCTCGGCAGGACGACGGGGCCCCGGTCGCTGTCGGGCAGCGGCTCGCGCGTGAAGTAGGCCTGGACGTGCTCGAAGAGCTCCCGGAACGCCAGCGGGTTGCGGGCCCCCGAGGACACGTTGTAGTAGTGCGGGCGCTCGGGCTCGGGCGGGGTGGCGGCGGCGGCCAGCAGGGCGTTGGCCACCAGGTCCACCGGGATGATGTCGATGACGCCGTCGGGCACCGCGGGGAACTCCGGCAGCACCCCGCGGCCGTAGGCCAGGATGATCGGCTCGGCCATCTTGAAGCCCTCGATCCACCCGGGGTAGGGCTGGCGCAGGGCGCTCTCCACGATCGAGGGCCGCACGATCGACAGCGGGTGGCCGCCGGCGGCGGCGTGCTCCTCGACCGCGCGCTCGCCGAGCGCCTTGGTGAGGGTGTAGACGTCGGGCCAGCCGAGGGTCGCCGAGCGGGCGCGCCCGTAGTCGACCAGACGGTCCGTGACGTGGTCGCGGCGGCGGCGCTCCGCGTCGGTGGCGACCGCCTGGGGGCCGGCTCTGGCGTGGTCGCGCCGGGCCGACGCCATGCACCGGTCGAGCACCTCGGGGCGGCGCGACGCGCGCTCCACGTCGGTGCGAGCGGCCAGCGCCGCGTCGAGCTCGGCGCGCCAGTCCGCGTCGTGGTCCAGGGTGGTCTCGGCCACGATGCCCTTGCGCATGCCCGCGACGTAGGCGGTCGACACGTGCACGAGGTGCGTGCCGGGGCTGCACTGCGTGACGCGCTCGTAGAGGCCGAGCGCGCCCGCGATGTTGGTGGTGAAGGCCTCGTCGATGGGCGGGTCGAAGCTGACCGTGGCCGCGCAGTGGATGACGGCGGCGAGGTCGCCGGGCAGCGTGGGGGTGTCCGGACCGATCCCGCCGTCCACGACCTGCACCTGCTCGTCGAGGGCGCGGGCCACGGCGCCGTCACCGGCCCGCTCGCGCCAGCCGGCGAAGACCGGTCCGCCGAGGAGGCGCTCCATGCGCTGGCGGGCGTCGCGGCGCCCACGCGGGCGCACCAGCACGACCACCCGGGTCTCGGGCAGATGCGCGAGGATGCGCTCCAGGACGGCCTGGCCGATGAAGCCGGTGACCCCGGTCAGGAGCACCCGCCTGCCCGCCAATCCCTCCTGGATCACCGCTTCCTCCTCACCGCCGCCGTCCCAGCACTGCACCGCGGTCGCCGAGGCGGCCGCCGCGGGGTGGCGTTGCGCATCGCACACCCGTCAGGGAGACTCGCCCGTGTTGACGGCTGCGTCAATTCTGTCGTTCGTGCGAGTAACCTCCCGGTCATGCGCATCGGCATCCTCACCGGCGGGGGCGACGTCCCCGGCCTCAACCCCTGCATCAAGGCCGTGGTCACCCGCGTGATCGACGACGGCCACGACGTGATCGGCATCCGCCGTGGCTGGGCCGGCCTGCTGGAGTGCAACCCCGACGACTCGACGTCGGTGGCGATGACCACGCTGCCCCTCGACCGCGACCGGGTGCGCACCGTGGACCGCAGCGGCGGCACCTTCCTGCACTCCTCGAGGACCAACCCGGGCCGGGTGCGCCCCCACGAGGCGCCGGAGTTCCTGGGCTTGGAGGGCGACGGGCCGTGGGACGCCACCGGCCACGTCCTGTCGGTCATCGCGCGCCTGGGCATCGATGCGCTGATCCCCATCGGCGGGGACGACACGTTGTCCTACGGGCTGCGCCTGCACAACGAGGGCGTGCCGGTGATCGCCATCCCGAAGACCATGGACAACGACGTGCACGGCACCGACTACTGCATCGGGTTCTCCACGGCGATCACCCGCAGCGTCGGCTTCATCCACTCCCTGCGGACCTCGGCGGGCTCGCACGAACGGCTGGCCGTCATCGAGATGTTCGGCCGCTACTCGGGGGAGACGTCCCTGATCGCCGCCTACCTCGCCGGCGTCGACCGCGCGATCATCAGCGAGGTGCCCTTCGAGGTCGAGCGGCTCGCCCGGATGCTCACCGACGACCGTTCCGCCAACCCGTCGCGGTACGCGATGGTGACCATCTCCGAGGGCGCCCAGATGCGCGGCGGGGAGGTCATGGTCACCGGTCGCGAGGACGCCTACGGCCACCGCAAGCTCGGCGGCATCGGGGCGGTCACCGGCCAGGTGCTCGCCGAGATCACCGGCGAGGGCATCATCACCCAGCAGCTCGGCTACCTCATGCGCTCGGGGGCTCCGGACTCCCTGGACCTGATGGTGGCCACGAACTACGCGGTCATGGCCGCCGACCTCGCGGTCGAGGGCGCCCGGGGCCGCATGGTCGCGTTGCGCAACGGCACCTACACCAACGTGGCGATCTCGGTCACCGGCGAGGGCGCCAAGCGCGTCGACGTCGACGCGCTCTACGACCGCGAGCAGTACCGGCCCAAGGTGCGCCACGTGGACGGCAAGCCCATGTTCCTGTACTGACTGAGCCCAGCGCCACGCACGAGCGCGACGCCCTCGAGGCGGTGCCCTACGAGCGGGACCCCGAGCTGGCGTGGCACGCACCTGCAGGTCCGGATCTGCCCTACGAGGGCGAGGTCCCCGACGAGGTGCGTCGTCTCGCAGCCGAGCGACGTGCGCGTCAGCCGTGAGGGGGCTCGGCCACGGCCAGGTGTGGTGGGCGGACGTCGACGGCTCGGTGGCCAACCTTGACAGCGTGCAGCTGGTCCCCGTCGGGTGCCTGCTGCAGCAGGCCGGCAGCCTGGCGCCACGGCGGTGGGCCGAGGTCTGTAGGGCCATGGCACACACCATCGGTTGTGGCTGAAGGCAACGGCCGGCCAGCCGTTGCCCCCGGCGCTCGTCAGGGGCGCCCGACCCACACGGTCTTGGCGTTGGTGAACTCCCGCAGCCCCTGGGCGGCCAGCTCGCGGCCGTGGCCGGAGTCCTTCACGCCGCCGAAGGGCAGGCGGGGGTCGGACTTCACGACCTCGTTGATGAAGACCATTCCCGACTCGATGCGCGCGGCGAGGCGCTCGCCGCGGTCGGGGTCGCCGGTCCAGACCGCCGCGCCGAGGCCGAACCGCGAGCTGTTGGCGATGGCGACGGCGGCGTCGTCGTGCTCGGCGTCCAGCAGGGCGGCGACCGGTCCGAACACCTCCTCGGCGGCGGCCGGGGCCTGCGGGTCGACGTCGCGGATCACCGTCGGCCGGTAGTAGGCCCCGGGGCCGTCCACCGGTTCGCCGCCGGTCACCAGCGTGCCCCCGTGGGGATGGTCGAGGGTGCGGCGCACCTGGTCGTGGACGGTGTCGCGCAGGTCGGTGCGGGCCAGCGGGCCCATGTCGGTGGACTCGTCGGTCGGGTCACCGACCGCCAGCGCCTCGACCTCGGCGCGGAACCGCTCGATGAACTCCTCGTACACGGTGCGGGCCACGATGATGCGCTTGGCGTTGATGCAGCTCTGCCCGGCGTTCAGGTAGCGGCTGGCGACCGCCCCGCGCACCGCCTGTTCGAGGTCGGCGTCGTCCAGCACGATGCACGGGTCCGAGCCGCCGAGCTCCAGCACGGTCTTCTTGAGGTGCTCGCCGGCGGTGCGCCCCACCGTGCGGCCCGCGCGGTCGCTGCCGGTGAGGGTCACCCCGCGCACGCGCGGGTCGGCGATCACCTCGGTGGCGGCGGCGTGGTCGATCAGCAGGGTGGTGAACCCGCCTTCGGGCAGGCCGGCGTCGGCGAACAGGCGCTCGATGGCCAGGGCGCAGCCGGTCGTGCCGGACGCGTGCTTCAG
Coding sequences within it:
- a CDS encoding NAD-dependent succinate-semialdehyde dehydrogenase, coding for MIETVNPATGEVIERYEEHDESALAEKLARAWARWHDDWRYRPLDERLAVLSSAAEMLEARRDDLAMLVTTEMGKPITAARAEVDKCARLCRHYVEHAEAYLDVEHLETEAERSYVRFDALGPVFAIMPWNFPLWQVMRFAVPAVAAGNVGLLKHASGTTGCALAIERLFADAGLPEGGFTTLLIDHAAATEVIADPRVRGVTLTGSDRAGRTVGRTAGEHLKKTVLELGGSDPCIVLDDADLEQAVRGAVASRYLNAGQSCINAKRIIVARTVYEEFIERFRAEVEALAVGDPTDESTDMGPLARTDLRDTVHDQVRRTLDHPHGGTLVTGGEPVDGPGAYYRPTVIRDVDPQAPAAAEEVFGPVAALLDAEHDDAAVAIANSSRFGLGAAVWTGDPDRGERLAARIESGMVFINEVVKSDPRLPFGGVKDSGHGRELAAQGLREFTNAKTVWVGRP
- a CDS encoding 6-phosphofructokinase, producing MRIGILTGGGDVPGLNPCIKAVVTRVIDDGHDVIGIRRGWAGLLECNPDDSTSVAMTTLPLDRDRVRTVDRSGGTFLHSSRTNPGRVRPHEAPEFLGLEGDGPWDATGHVLSVIARLGIDALIPIGGDDTLSYGLRLHNEGVPVIAIPKTMDNDVHGTDYCIGFSTAITRSVGFIHSLRTSAGSHERLAVIEMFGRYSGETSLIAAYLAGVDRAIISEVPFEVERLARMLTDDRSANPSRYAMVTISEGAQMRGGEVMVTGREDAYGHRKLGGIGAVTGQVLAEITGEGIITQQLGYLMRSGAPDSLDLMVATNYAVMAADLAVEGARGRMVALRNGTYTNVAISVTGEGAKRVDVDALYDREQYRPKVRHVDGKPMFLY
- a CDS encoding HAD-IB family hydrolase — encoded protein: MCDAQRHPAAAASATAVQCWDGGGEEEAVIQEGLAGRRVLLTGVTGFIGQAVLERILAHLPETRVVVLVRPRGRRDARQRMERLLGGPVFAGWRERAGDGAVARALDEQVQVVDGGIGPDTPTLPGDLAAVIHCAATVSFDPPIDEAFTTNIAGALGLYERVTQCSPGTHLVHVSTAYVAGMRKGIVAETTLDHDADWRAELDAALAARTDVERASRRPEVLDRCMASARRDHARAGPQAVATDAERRRRDHVTDRLVDYGRARSATLGWPDVYTLTKALGERAVEEHAAAGGHPLSIVRPSIVESALRQPYPGWIEGFKMAEPIILAYGRGVLPEFPAVPDGVIDIIPVDLVANALLAAAATPPEPERPHYYNVSSGARNPLAFRELFEHVQAYFTREPLPDSDRGPVVLPSWQFPGRVRVERMLRTGEQLVEAADKVLERVPRSARSREWLTKLHRERRRVEFMRRYADLYGSYTEAEVLYTDGATCALHRSLPPAEREIFGFDVADIDWRYYLEDVHFPAVSASLRQVRPRSRPARSPVPADGGEGVVAIFDLEGTILSSNVIESYLWLRLSELPRSAWPGELAGVARALPRLLSADRRDRGEFLRAFYRQYEGATPEGLARLVTDHVAELMLQRAAPAAIRRIRRHRAAGHRTVLVTGALEPLVEPLRPLFDEVVATRLALADGVFTGYLSLPPLVGEARAAWVRQQAAARGDDLTVSWAYGDSHSDLPLLEAVGNPVTVNPDHGLYRVARRRRWPVEQWSHSGGTTRLAVPGPKVPA